The following is a genomic window from Amycolatopsis australiensis.
GGCCCGCAGCGCCGGGGGTATGGATGATCGATTCTGATCTGCTCCGGACGGTAAGTCCAGGAGTGTTCGCGTTGTTGGGTACAACGTTGGGGGTATTCGGGTCCTCGGGGATCCAACGCCGTACTGCCCGTCTGGAGCGCGAGAAACTTAACCACGCGGTGCCTGGCCGGGTAAACGCGCTCAGTGTTGCCGTCTTCAGAGAGTTTCTCGCAGCTTGCAAGGAAGTCGAGCGGCTCGGTGAGCAGCGAGAGGCTGGCGACCGGCTCGACAGCGAACAGGTCCGCGTGAGGACGTCCGCGATGTGGCTGCGATGGGAGGAGGTCGTTGTCTTCTGCGACTCTGCCGTTGAGAAGCCTGGTCGAGAATTCGTGAACGCTTTACAACAGGTTGCTTGACATGCACCCGAGGAGGAATCCGTCACCGCGTACCTCCGGCCCCGGCGGCGGGACCTCTTTGAGATCGCCGGCCCAATCTTCAAGGAGCTGACGCCCGGAAGATCGGGGCGTTGATCGCCCGATCTCCTCTTGGTGACATGAGAGCGTGGCGCACGTCTGCGACGGCATGTCTGTCGCGTGAACGTAAATGGCACTTGGGCGTGTTTCCTGGATCTTGATCTAGGGATTCGGTAGATCGTGTTGGGTGTTTGACCGGCATGACTTGCGTGATGAGGAATGGGAGCGGCTGCGGTCGTTGCTGCCGGCGGATCCGGGCCGGGGTGGCCGCTGGGCTGATCACCGGGCCACGATCAACGGGGTGTTGTGGCGGGCCCGCACCGGGTGCCCGTGGCGGGACATGCCCGCCGAGTACGGAAACTGGGTGACGATCTACAAGCGGCATAACCGGTGGTCGCAGGATGGGACGTGGGCGGCGGTCCTGGACCGGTTGCGGGCCGGGTGCGACGAGGCCGAAGGGAGCGACTGGACGGTCGGCGCGGACTCCACGGTGATCCGCGCGCACCAGCATGCTGCCGGAGCTCGCCACGACGAGGCCGCCGGCGCTGACACAGGGGGCCGGTTCGAATGACACGAAAGCCGGGGCCGGTCGTCAGGCCCTGGGGCGTTCGCGCGGTGGGCTGTCCACCAAGATTCATCTGGTCGCCGACCGGCGTTGCCGGCCGATTGCCCGGTTGACCAGTCCAGGCCAGCATGGTGACTCGCCGCGGTTCGTGCCGTTGTTGCAGCAGATCCGGATCCGGCGTCGCGGCCTGGGCCGTTCCCGGGTCCGGCCTGCGCGGGTGATGGCGGACAAGGCCTACTCCTCCAAGGCCAACCGCGCCTACCTGCGCGAGCGCGGGATCAAGGCAGTCATTCCGGTCAAGGAAGACCAGAAGCCAACCGCCGCAAGCGCGGCTCGGCCGGTGGCCGGCCACCGGCCTTCGACACCGAGCGCTACAAGGACCGCAACACCGTCGAGCGTGCCTTCAACAAGCTCAAAGCGTTTCGGGCGGTTGCCACCAGATACGACAAGCTCGACATCATCTACCAGGGCACCATCGACATCGCCTCGATCAAGATCTGGCTCCGCGACCCCGTCCTTTGATCCAAGAAACACGCCCTAGGTCGTGGCACCGTCCAGGTAGCCTTGGATCAGCGCTTGTATCTGGGCCACGTCGAGTTGCCGTGCACGACCCTGTTTTGGCCGGTCGACGGGCAGGCCTGCGCGGCAGCAGCATGCGGCCACCGATCGACAGGCCGAGACAAGCAGAAGTTTAGCTCGTCAGCAGATCGAAATGAAATCCGATCAGGAAAAGTAAAAATGCCAACCATCTGACGGGATGCCATGTTCGCTCACCTTTAAGTAGATATATCAATGCTGGTGCAATTAAGAGAATCACAAGCATGGTCTGCCGAGTGAGTAAATTAAGTAAATTGATTAGTATCACAATGACGCCAAGCACGATCGTCGTGACAGTGATTATCTGAGAGTTGAGAGCCGTCGCAAGGGCGGCCATCATGCTCACTTCTGCAACTATCCAAACTGTTCGCGCGAAGTTATCGACAAAGGAAACGAATCGACGGATTTCCCAGTCTAGGAGGCCCTCAAAAGCGATTGTTGCGGCACGTACGTACTGCTGTATGCGGTCCTGCCCTGCCAGGTCGAGTAGGACTGTCAAGCCGCCTGCAAACTCCAGCAACTTTCCGATCCTTGCCCATGTGACGGTTGACAGTTGCATGAAGACCGTGCTGTCATCGAGTTTTTTACCAGACCACCACACTTGCCAGGCTTCCCAGTAGCTGATCCAGTGCATGGGCGAACCTCCTCCTTCCTGGGAGGTCGCAGTTCGCTCGGTCTCGTTACGGAGCCTTCTGACGGCGGCAGGTTGTCCGCAGTCCGCTCAACTTGTGACGAGGGCGGCCATGGGCCGATCGCAGCCGGTCGACAGTGCCATCGAATGCTCAATTACACCAGCAGAGATCTGGGGAACGGGACCTTCGGGCGGTTATTGGTGTAGCTTATCCACGCTGGCCGCCGGACGCGCAGTTCAGCCTGTCCCGTTCGCCTTCCTCGGCGGTCTCAATCGCCTGCTTTCCGGTGACGCCGCACCGGTTCCCGGGTACGCCTCCAACCAACCCGCCGAAGTCTTGCCGTGATCACGCAGACCCGCTCCCTTCCATGAACCTGAGCACCCTGACCATCCCCAAGTCGGTTGCGCCAACTTCGGCATCCAGCCCGCCGATGGTTGCGCCCTAACTCCGCGCCGCCCTTGGCAGGAATTGGCGGACAAGGCATAGGCGGTGATCTCGCCCCGAGTCGCGTGGTCGGGGCGGAGCATCCCTCGCTCGTGGGCCCGCTTCCGACATGACCGTATTCGCTGCGGCCGGCCATCTGAGGGCGGCTGCCCGTTGATCGCCTCATGGACTGGTGCAACCGTGGCGGAGATCGGTCGGCTGCCACTGCACCGATTGGTCATAGACCGACTCCGACACGGCACGCCTCGGTATCACTACGACTCCGAGGTTGACAGTGCTCGAGCCTCTAGTCCGTGACCTGGACTCACTGTCGTGCTGTAACGCATCGCTCGTGCGATGCGACCTTGTGGATTGCCTGATAGGTGAACGATTGAGGGCGGATGAATATCACTGAATTCGCGGATCTGTACATCGGCACCGACGGTGCCGCAGAGGGCGTCGGACCAGAGACCCGAACGTTCGCTCGGGCTCTCCGCATTGAGCCGGATCGCGCCGAACTCATGCTCGCCGCCATGCTCTGGACGCGCACTGACCCAGGACCGGGTGGCCAACGGTTGCCCTTCACGCGTCGTGATCCGCTCACGCGTCGTGATCTGCGACGACGGGGCTTCCTGGCGCCGCCTGAGCGTATGGGCTGCCCCTGCGCGATCAACTGATGCTAGCGGGTGCTTCGCGTGGCGTCTTTTTCGATGTCAAAACCCTCCTGGTACCCCACGCTAACGGTCGCCGGTATGACTTGGCAGTCCTCGACCCCGGAATGCCGCCGTATGCGAGGCCGATTGTGGTCTACATCGACATGTTCGAGTTCGCCCTCGAGCGCGGCC
Proteins encoded in this region:
- a CDS encoding IS5 family transposase; its protein translation is MRDEEWERLRSLLPADPGRGGRWADHRATINGVLWRARTGCPWRDMPAEYGNWVTIYKRHNRWSQDGTWAAVLDRLRAGCDEAEGSDWTVGADSTVIRAHQHAAGARHDEAAGADTGGRFE
- a CDS encoding transposase, encoding MLPELATTRPPALTQGAGSNDTKAGAGRQALGRSRGGLSTKIHLVADRRCRPIARLTSPGQHGDSPRFVPLLQQIRIRRRGLGRSRVRPARVMADKAYSSKANRAYLRERGIKAVIPVKEDQKPTAASAARPVAGHRPSTPSATRTATPSSVPSTSSKRFGRLPPDTTSSTSSTRAPSTSPRSRSGSATPSFDPRNTP